A window of the Gossypium hirsutum isolate 1008001.06 chromosome A05, Gossypium_hirsutum_v2.1, whole genome shotgun sequence genome harbors these coding sequences:
- the LOC107957358 gene encoding putative disease resistance protein At3g14460 isoform X2 — MAGASVGGAFLSAALQVLFDRMASQGFLDFIRGKKLEKGLVKKLKPTLMSVKAVLDDAEDKQITNPNVKDWVSELKDAVYDAEDLVDEIATEALRTRLEAEDEIASTKVIRVVSSFNPFSRGMESKLEDVLERLESLVKQKEILGLKEYCRGEKAFQRPPATSLVDESGVYGRGNEKEAIMKLLCLENANGNQLDVIPIVGMGGVGKTTLAQLVYNDKRVDEWFDIKAWVCVSEEFDAFRVTKTILEEITSICDSSQNLNQLQLKLKEKLLGKKFLFVLDDVWNEKYVDWEELRSPFCFGAKNSKIVVTTRNESVASIMRTVPPYHLNILSDEDCWELFAKHAFVDTSPSMHPNLTATGEAMVKRCRGLPLAAKALGGLLRCNLDVDEWNKISTSNLWDITDGILPALRLSYYYLPSHLKRCFAYCSLFPKDYEFKKEELVRLWMAEDLLLNFKSKEEMEEQGKEYFKDLASRSFFHQLSLDKSCFVMHDLISDLAKSVAGEFFCRLEGCDNLCEINQKARHLSNVQENYDVRKKFETLPKAKGLRSFLSLKSLPWHSYVTNKVMHDLLSKSRLRVLSLAKYCNINEIPKEISKLKHLRSLDLSGSSIKSLPNSLSTLYNLQMLTLFRCSNLVELPKDMGRLINMYYLNIRGTMLARMPKGMGKLKDLRTLTNFVLGEQNGSSIEELGKLKHLHGKLAISGLKNVACARDAKSVNLKDKMNLKELEFIWKKHTYGSEVLGQFEADKEVLQQLEPHTNLEHLVIGFYRGTRFPEWVGHSSFLNVVSVHLRGCKFCHSMPPLGQLSSLKSLSISEFSAVVKVGDEFYGSDHALTKPFGSLENLRFEDMPEWEEWFCFKVEAFCLLQELSIIDCPKLTKNLPKHLQSLTKLEIRNCENLQSLLPRTTRIRQLNLRRCDALRLEPLPCGLQKLQIRDLNIDDSMLEKMVQHCSHLKKLAMLDCSKLKILPEALESLMIEGKCHKLESFPLGSMPMLNYVSIWECEDLKSICASNGSHQRLSRLNYLHIYHCTNFTSLEIEDELSATNLTSLTLWHCMTLKSLPEQMRSLFPSLDHLSIRYCPEIESFPEEGLSSKLKTIEIGRTDKLIASMMRRAWGLRTLPSLRGFELSGAELEMESFPEEHMLPSSITSLTISDLPDLKFLDNKAFQHFTSLCELIIDSCPKLQSMPEKSLLTSLSYLSINNCPLLRKRFKKKKGKDWPKVSHIPVIHNHGELII; from the exons ATGGCGGGGGCCTCAGTTGGTGGAGCTTTTCTCTCGGCAGCTCTTCAGGTTCTGTTCGATAGAATGGCTTCTCAAGGATTCCTGGATTTCATTAGGGGAAAGAAACTGGAAAAGGGATTGGTGAAGAAACTGAAGCCAACGTTGATGTCTGTTAAGGCTGTGCTGGATGATGCTGAAGACAAACAGATTACCAATCCAAATGTCAAAGATTGGGTTTCTGAGCTTAAAGATGCTGTTTATGACGCAGAGGACCTGGTCGATGAAATTGCTACTGAAGCACTTCGAACCAGGTTGGAAGCTGAGGATGAAATTGCTTCAACGAAGGTAATTCGCGTTGTTTCGTCTTTCAATCCTTTCAGTAGAGGCATGGAATCTAAGCTAGAAGATGTTCTTGAGAGGTTAGAATCTCTAGTCAAGCAAAAAGAAATTCTGGGTTTGAAAGAATATTGTAGAGGGGAGAAGGCATTTCAGAGACCTCCTGCAACTTCTTTAGTGGATGAATCTGGTGTTTATGGTAGAGGCAATGAAAAAGAAGCAATAATGAAGTTGTTGTGCTTAGAAAATGCTAACGGAAATCAGCTGGATGTGATACCTATAGTGGGCATGGGCGGGGTTGGTAAAACCACCCTAGCACAATTGGTCTACAATGACAAGAGAGTGGATGAATGGTTTGACATCAAAGCATGGGTGTGTGTTTCTGAGGAATTTGATGCTTTCAGGGTAACCAAAACCATTCTTGAAGAGATCACTTCTATCTGTGATAGTAGTCAGAATCTAAATCAGCTTCAACTTAAACTAAAAGAGAAGCTGTTAGGAAAGAAGTTCCTATTTGTATTGGATGATGTTTGGAATGAGAAATATGTTGATTGGGAAGAGTTGAGAAGTCCTTTCTGTTTCGGGGCAAAAAACAGCAAGATTGTTGTAACTACTCGCAATGAAAGTGTAGCATCCATTATGAGGACAGTTCCACCTTATCATCTTAATATCTTATCCGATGAAGATTGCTGGGAGTTATTTGCAAAACATGCATTTGTTGATACAAGCCCGAGCATGCATCCAAATTTGACAGCAACCGGTGAAGCAATGGTCAAAAGATGCAGAGGCCTCCCCCTTGCAGCAAAAGCACTTGGAGGTCTTCTACGGTGTAACCTGGATGTTGATGAATGGAATAAAATATCAACCAGCAACCTGTGGGACATTACAGATGGTATCCTTCCTGCACTAAGGTTAAGTTATTATTATCTTCCTTCACATTTGAAGCGTTGCTTTGCATATTGTTCACTTTTTCCAAAAGACTATGAGTTCAAGAAAGAAGAACTCGTCCGATTGTGGATGGCTGAAGATCttttattgaatttcaagtcaaaaGAAGAGATGGAAGAACAAGGTAAAGAGTACTTCAAAGATTTAGCATCAAGATCTTTTTTTCACCAGTTAAGCTTAGATAAATCTTGTTTTGTCATGCACGATCTAATTAGTGATTTAGCTAAATCTGTAGCTGGGGAGTTCTTCTGCAGATTGGAAGGTtgtgataatttatgtgaaataaATCAGAAGGCACGTCATTTATCCAATGTCCAAGAAAATTATGATGTGAGAAAGAAATTTGAGACTTTACCTAAAGCCAAAGGGCTGCGCTCATTCCTAAGCTTAAAGTCTTTGCCTTGGCATTCTTATGTTACCAACAAGGTAATGCATGATTTGTTGTCGAAATCGAGGTTGCGGGTACTTTCTTTGGCTAAATATTGTAATATCAATGAAATTCCCAAAGAAATTAGTAAGTTGAAGCATCTGCGAAGTTTGGATCTGTCAGGATCTTCAATTAAAAGTTTGCCTAATTCTTTAAGTACGTTGTATAATCTGCAAATGTTAACTTTGTTTCGTTGTAGCAACCTTGTTGAACTGCCTAAAGATATGGGGAGATTGATCAACATGTATTATCTCAATATCAGGGGAACAATGTTAGCGAGGATGCCAAAAggaatgggcaagttgaaagatcTTCGAACATTAACAAATTTTGTTTTAGGTGAGCAAAATGGTTCAAGCATCGAAGAGTTGGGAAAGCTCAAGCACCTACATGGAAAACTTGCCATTTCAGGTCTAAAAAATGTTGCATGTGCTAGGGATGCCAAAAGTGTCAATTTGAAGGACAAGATGAATCTTAAGGAGCTGGAATTTATATGGAAGAAGCATACTTATGGTAGTGAAGTACTTGGACAATTTGAGGCTGATAAAGAAGTTCTTCAACAACTGGAGCCTCATACAAACTTGGAGCATCTTGTAATTGGTTTTTATAGAGGCACAAGATTTCCAGAATGGGTGGGACATTCTTCATTCTTAAATGTAGTATCTGTGCACTTAAGAGGTTGCAAATTTTGCCACTCCATGCCACCGCTTGGGCAATTATCATCATTGAAATCTCTCTCCATTTCTGAATTTAGTGCGGTAGTAAAAGTCGGTGATGAGTTCTATGGGAGTGATCATGCTTTGACTAAACCATTTGGTTCTCTTGAAAATCTGAGATTTGAGGATATGCCGGAGTGGGAAGAGTGGTTTTGTTTCAAAGTTGAAGCTTTCTGCCTTCTCCAAGAGCTTAGCATAATAGATTGTCCCAAGCTAACTAAGAATCTACCGAAACACCTCCAGTCTTTAACGAAACTGGAGATTAGAAATTGCGAGAATCTTCAAAGCTTGCTTCCAAGGACAACAAGAATTCGCCAACTTAATTTACGGAGATGTGATGCACTGCGATTGGAGCCATTGCCTTGTGGGCTTCAAAAGTTGCAAATTCGAGATTTGAATATTGATGATTCCATGTTGGAGAAGATGGTGCAACACTGCAGTCATCTAAAAAAGTTAGCTATGTTGGATTGTTCTAAACTCAAAATCCTTCCTGAAG CTCTTGAATCCTTGATGATAGAAGGCAAGTGTCATAAACTGGAGTCTTTCCCATTAGGATCAATGCCTATGCTAAATTATGTTTCTATTTGGGAATGTGAAGACTTGAAGTCAATCTGTGCATCAAATGGCTCTCACCAGCGTCTCTCACGTCTCAATTATCTGCATATCTACCATTGCACTAATTTTACATCTTTGGAAATTGAAGATGAATTATCTGCCACCAATTTGACCTCGCTTACACTTTGGCATTGCATGACTTTAAAGTCATTGCCTGAGCAAATGCGCTCCCTTTTCCCATCCCTTGATCATCTGTCAATACGATATTGTCCAGAGATAGAGTCATTTCCAGAAGAGGGTTTATCCTCCAAATTAAAAACTATTGAAATCGGAAGAACTGACAAGCTAATTGCTAGCATGATGAGGAGAGCATGGGGTTTGCGAACACTCCCTTCACTTAGAGGTTTTGAACTCTCAGGTGCAGAATTAGAGATGGAGTCTTTTCCAGAGGAACATATGTTGCCATCTTCTATAACATCTCTCACCATCTCTGATCTTCCAGATCTAAAGTTTTTGGACAATAAGGCCTTTCAACACTTCACCTCTCTTTGtgagttgattatcgacagcTGTCCAAAGCTCCAATCCATGCCGGAAAAGAGTCTTCTTACCTCTCTTTCTTATTTGTCCATTAACAATTGCCCCTTGCTGAGAAAACGTTTCAAAAAGAAGAAAGGCAAAGATTGGCCCAAGGTTTCCCACATCCCTGTCATTCACAATCATGGAGAGCTCATCATATAG
- the LOC107957358 gene encoding putative disease resistance protein At3g14460 isoform X1, with the protein MAGASVGGAFLSAALQVLFDRMASQGFLDFIRGKKLEKGLVKKLKPTLMSVKAVLDDAEDKQITNPNVKDWVSELKDAVYDAEDLVDEIATEALRTRLEAEDEIASTKVIRVVSSFNPFSRGMESKLEDVLERLESLVKQKEILGLKEYCRGEKAFQRPPATSLVDESGVYGRGNEKEAIMKLLCLENANGNQLDVIPIVGMGGVGKTTLAQLVYNDKRVDEWFDIKAWVCVSEEFDAFRVTKTILEEITSICDSSQNLNQLQLKLKEKLLGKKFLFVLDDVWNEKYVDWEELRSPFCFGAKNSKIVVTTRNESVASIMRTVPPYHLNILSDEDCWELFAKHAFVDTSPSMHPNLTATGEAMVKRCRGLPLAAKALGGLLRCNLDVDEWNKISTSNLWDITDGILPALRLSYYYLPSHLKRCFAYCSLFPKDYEFKKEELVRLWMAEDLLLNFKSKEEMEEQGKEYFKDLASRSFFHQLSLDKSCFVMHDLISDLAKSVAGEFFCRLEGCDNLCEINQKARHLSNVQENYDVRKKFETLPKAKGLRSFLSLKSLPWHSYVTNKVMHDLLSKSRLRVLSLAKYCNINEIPKEISKLKHLRSLDLSGSSIKSLPNSLSTLYNLQMLTLFRCSNLVELPKDMGRLINMYYLNIRGTMLARMPKGMGKLKDLRTLTNFVLGEQNGSSIEELGKLKHLHGKLAISGLKNVACARDAKSVNLKDKMNLKELEFIWKKHTYGSEVLGQFEADKEVLQQLEPHTNLEHLVIGFYRGTRFPEWVGHSSFLNVVSVHLRGCKFCHSMPPLGQLSSLKSLSISEFSAVVKVGDEFYGSDHALTKPFGSLENLRFEDMPEWEEWFCFKVEAFCLLQELSIIDCPKLTKNLPKHLQSLTKLEIRNCENLQSLLPRTTRIRQLNLRRCDALRLEPLPCGLQKLQIRDLNIDDSMLEKMVQHCSHLKKLAMLDCSKLKILPEGKVPITLKELNIERCPVLDCSKILLYTALESLMIEGKCHKLESFPLGSMPMLNYVSIWECEDLKSICASNGSHQRLSRLNYLHIYHCTNFTSLEIEDELSATNLTSLTLWHCMTLKSLPEQMRSLFPSLDHLSIRYCPEIESFPEEGLSSKLKTIEIGRTDKLIASMMRRAWGLRTLPSLRGFELSGAELEMESFPEEHMLPSSITSLTISDLPDLKFLDNKAFQHFTSLCELIIDSCPKLQSMPEKSLLTSLSYLSINNCPLLRKRFKKKKGKDWPKVSHIPVIHNHGELII; encoded by the coding sequence ATGGCGGGGGCCTCAGTTGGTGGAGCTTTTCTCTCGGCAGCTCTTCAGGTTCTGTTCGATAGAATGGCTTCTCAAGGATTCCTGGATTTCATTAGGGGAAAGAAACTGGAAAAGGGATTGGTGAAGAAACTGAAGCCAACGTTGATGTCTGTTAAGGCTGTGCTGGATGATGCTGAAGACAAACAGATTACCAATCCAAATGTCAAAGATTGGGTTTCTGAGCTTAAAGATGCTGTTTATGACGCAGAGGACCTGGTCGATGAAATTGCTACTGAAGCACTTCGAACCAGGTTGGAAGCTGAGGATGAAATTGCTTCAACGAAGGTAATTCGCGTTGTTTCGTCTTTCAATCCTTTCAGTAGAGGCATGGAATCTAAGCTAGAAGATGTTCTTGAGAGGTTAGAATCTCTAGTCAAGCAAAAAGAAATTCTGGGTTTGAAAGAATATTGTAGAGGGGAGAAGGCATTTCAGAGACCTCCTGCAACTTCTTTAGTGGATGAATCTGGTGTTTATGGTAGAGGCAATGAAAAAGAAGCAATAATGAAGTTGTTGTGCTTAGAAAATGCTAACGGAAATCAGCTGGATGTGATACCTATAGTGGGCATGGGCGGGGTTGGTAAAACCACCCTAGCACAATTGGTCTACAATGACAAGAGAGTGGATGAATGGTTTGACATCAAAGCATGGGTGTGTGTTTCTGAGGAATTTGATGCTTTCAGGGTAACCAAAACCATTCTTGAAGAGATCACTTCTATCTGTGATAGTAGTCAGAATCTAAATCAGCTTCAACTTAAACTAAAAGAGAAGCTGTTAGGAAAGAAGTTCCTATTTGTATTGGATGATGTTTGGAATGAGAAATATGTTGATTGGGAAGAGTTGAGAAGTCCTTTCTGTTTCGGGGCAAAAAACAGCAAGATTGTTGTAACTACTCGCAATGAAAGTGTAGCATCCATTATGAGGACAGTTCCACCTTATCATCTTAATATCTTATCCGATGAAGATTGCTGGGAGTTATTTGCAAAACATGCATTTGTTGATACAAGCCCGAGCATGCATCCAAATTTGACAGCAACCGGTGAAGCAATGGTCAAAAGATGCAGAGGCCTCCCCCTTGCAGCAAAAGCACTTGGAGGTCTTCTACGGTGTAACCTGGATGTTGATGAATGGAATAAAATATCAACCAGCAACCTGTGGGACATTACAGATGGTATCCTTCCTGCACTAAGGTTAAGTTATTATTATCTTCCTTCACATTTGAAGCGTTGCTTTGCATATTGTTCACTTTTTCCAAAAGACTATGAGTTCAAGAAAGAAGAACTCGTCCGATTGTGGATGGCTGAAGATCttttattgaatttcaagtcaaaaGAAGAGATGGAAGAACAAGGTAAAGAGTACTTCAAAGATTTAGCATCAAGATCTTTTTTTCACCAGTTAAGCTTAGATAAATCTTGTTTTGTCATGCACGATCTAATTAGTGATTTAGCTAAATCTGTAGCTGGGGAGTTCTTCTGCAGATTGGAAGGTtgtgataatttatgtgaaataaATCAGAAGGCACGTCATTTATCCAATGTCCAAGAAAATTATGATGTGAGAAAGAAATTTGAGACTTTACCTAAAGCCAAAGGGCTGCGCTCATTCCTAAGCTTAAAGTCTTTGCCTTGGCATTCTTATGTTACCAACAAGGTAATGCATGATTTGTTGTCGAAATCGAGGTTGCGGGTACTTTCTTTGGCTAAATATTGTAATATCAATGAAATTCCCAAAGAAATTAGTAAGTTGAAGCATCTGCGAAGTTTGGATCTGTCAGGATCTTCAATTAAAAGTTTGCCTAATTCTTTAAGTACGTTGTATAATCTGCAAATGTTAACTTTGTTTCGTTGTAGCAACCTTGTTGAACTGCCTAAAGATATGGGGAGATTGATCAACATGTATTATCTCAATATCAGGGGAACAATGTTAGCGAGGATGCCAAAAggaatgggcaagttgaaagatcTTCGAACATTAACAAATTTTGTTTTAGGTGAGCAAAATGGTTCAAGCATCGAAGAGTTGGGAAAGCTCAAGCACCTACATGGAAAACTTGCCATTTCAGGTCTAAAAAATGTTGCATGTGCTAGGGATGCCAAAAGTGTCAATTTGAAGGACAAGATGAATCTTAAGGAGCTGGAATTTATATGGAAGAAGCATACTTATGGTAGTGAAGTACTTGGACAATTTGAGGCTGATAAAGAAGTTCTTCAACAACTGGAGCCTCATACAAACTTGGAGCATCTTGTAATTGGTTTTTATAGAGGCACAAGATTTCCAGAATGGGTGGGACATTCTTCATTCTTAAATGTAGTATCTGTGCACTTAAGAGGTTGCAAATTTTGCCACTCCATGCCACCGCTTGGGCAATTATCATCATTGAAATCTCTCTCCATTTCTGAATTTAGTGCGGTAGTAAAAGTCGGTGATGAGTTCTATGGGAGTGATCATGCTTTGACTAAACCATTTGGTTCTCTTGAAAATCTGAGATTTGAGGATATGCCGGAGTGGGAAGAGTGGTTTTGTTTCAAAGTTGAAGCTTTCTGCCTTCTCCAAGAGCTTAGCATAATAGATTGTCCCAAGCTAACTAAGAATCTACCGAAACACCTCCAGTCTTTAACGAAACTGGAGATTAGAAATTGCGAGAATCTTCAAAGCTTGCTTCCAAGGACAACAAGAATTCGCCAACTTAATTTACGGAGATGTGATGCACTGCGATTGGAGCCATTGCCTTGTGGGCTTCAAAAGTTGCAAATTCGAGATTTGAATATTGATGATTCCATGTTGGAGAAGATGGTGCAACACTGCAGTCATCTAAAAAAGTTAGCTATGTTGGATTGTTCTAAACTCAAAATCCTTCCTGAAGGTAAGGTACCTATCACTCTGAAAGAATTGAACATTGAAAGGTGTCCTGTCTTGGATTGTTCTAAGATCCTCTTGTATACAGCTCTTGAATCCTTGATGATAGAAGGCAAGTGTCATAAACTGGAGTCTTTCCCATTAGGATCAATGCCTATGCTAAATTATGTTTCTATTTGGGAATGTGAAGACTTGAAGTCAATCTGTGCATCAAATGGCTCTCACCAGCGTCTCTCACGTCTCAATTATCTGCATATCTACCATTGCACTAATTTTACATCTTTGGAAATTGAAGATGAATTATCTGCCACCAATTTGACCTCGCTTACACTTTGGCATTGCATGACTTTAAAGTCATTGCCTGAGCAAATGCGCTCCCTTTTCCCATCCCTTGATCATCTGTCAATACGATATTGTCCAGAGATAGAGTCATTTCCAGAAGAGGGTTTATCCTCCAAATTAAAAACTATTGAAATCGGAAGAACTGACAAGCTAATTGCTAGCATGATGAGGAGAGCATGGGGTTTGCGAACACTCCCTTCACTTAGAGGTTTTGAACTCTCAGGTGCAGAATTAGAGATGGAGTCTTTTCCAGAGGAACATATGTTGCCATCTTCTATAACATCTCTCACCATCTCTGATCTTCCAGATCTAAAGTTTTTGGACAATAAGGCCTTTCAACACTTCACCTCTCTTTGtgagttgattatcgacagcTGTCCAAAGCTCCAATCCATGCCGGAAAAGAGTCTTCTTACCTCTCTTTCTTATTTGTCCATTAACAATTGCCCCTTGCTGAGAAAACGTTTCAAAAAGAAGAAAGGCAAAGATTGGCCCAAGGTTTCCCACATCCCTGTCATTCACAATCATGGAGAGCTCATCATATAG